A window from Mycobacterium botniense encodes these proteins:
- a CDS encoding prolyl oligopeptidase family serine peptidase, protein MTTCRISGLPVTADQLDDPYLWLEDITGEQALNWVRAHNAPTLKEYCDEQFERMRAEALEVLDTDTRIPYVRRRGEFLYNFWRDAVHPRGLWRRTTLDSYRSDSPDWDVLIDVDHVGRVDGESWVWAGATVLEPDHTRALIGLSRGGADAVVIREFDMVAREFVADGFVLPEAKTYISWADPDTVLVGTDFGDDSLTESGYPRLVKRWRRGQPLAEAETLFEGARTDVMVAASVDRTPGFERTLLRRALDFFNDEVYELRGSELIRIDAPTDATVSVHRQWLLIELRTDWVTGAAEYSAGSLLAAPYDEFLAGTAHVQVVFEPDEHTCLHQYAWTRDRLLLVTLADVASRVEIVTPDDWVREPVPGIPAATNTVIVAADHTGDEFYLDSSGFDAPSRLLRGTPGEPLENIKSGPAFFDARNLSVAQYFATSADGTPIPYFVVRPADATAPGPTLLSGYGGFEVSRTPGYDGVLGRLWLSRGGTYALANIRGGGEYGPRWHTQAMRAGRHKVAEDFAAVATDLVNRGITTVGQLGAQGGSNGGLLMGVMLTKYPQLFGALVCHVPLLDMRRFHLLSAGASWVAEYGDPDNPADWQFIAEYSPYHNISAEVRYPPVLITTSTRDDRVHPGHARKMTAALEAAGHRVWYYENIEGGHAGAADNAQVAFNSALSFSFLSRMLTPGD, encoded by the coding sequence ATGACTACATGTCGCATTTCTGGACTTCCAGTGACCGCTGACCAGCTCGACGACCCCTACCTGTGGCTGGAGGACATCACCGGTGAGCAGGCGCTGAACTGGGTGCGCGCACACAACGCGCCCACGCTGAAGGAGTACTGCGATGAGCAGTTCGAGCGGATGCGCGCCGAAGCGCTGGAGGTGCTCGATACCGATACGCGTATCCCCTACGTGCGCCGCCGCGGTGAGTTCCTCTACAACTTCTGGCGCGACGCCGTGCACCCGCGCGGGCTGTGGCGGCGCACCACACTGGACAGCTATCGCAGCGACTCCCCGGACTGGGACGTGCTCATCGACGTCGATCACGTGGGCCGGGTTGACGGCGAGAGCTGGGTGTGGGCCGGCGCCACGGTCCTCGAACCTGACCACACCCGCGCGCTGATCGGCCTGTCGCGTGGTGGCGCCGACGCCGTTGTTATCCGTGAATTCGACATGGTGGCGCGCGAATTCGTCGCCGACGGGTTCGTGCTGCCGGAGGCCAAGACTTATATCAGCTGGGCCGACCCGGACACCGTGCTGGTGGGCACCGACTTCGGTGACGACTCACTGACCGAATCCGGTTATCCGCGACTGGTCAAGCGGTGGCGGCGCGGCCAGCCGCTGGCTGAGGCCGAGACGCTTTTCGAAGGGGCCCGCACCGACGTCATGGTCGCGGCTTCTGTCGACCGCACACCCGGTTTCGAACGCACCCTGCTGCGGCGCGCCCTCGACTTTTTCAATGACGAGGTCTACGAGCTGCGCGGCTCGGAGCTGATCCGTATCGACGCCCCCACCGACGCAACGGTGTCTGTGCATCGGCAATGGCTTTTGATCGAGCTCCGCACCGACTGGGTCACCGGGGCCGCCGAATATAGCGCTGGCTCACTGCTGGCCGCCCCCTATGACGAGTTCCTCGCCGGCACAGCTCACGTGCAAGTCGTGTTCGAACCTGACGAGCACACCTGCCTGCATCAATACGCGTGGACCCGCGATCGGCTGCTGCTGGTCACACTGGCCGACGTGGCCAGCCGTGTCGAGATCGTCACACCCGACGACTGGGTGCGTGAGCCGGTGCCGGGCATTCCCGCGGCAACGAACACGGTGATCGTCGCCGCCGACCACACCGGCGACGAGTTCTACCTCGACTCCAGCGGATTCGACGCGCCGTCCCGGCTATTGCGCGGCACCCCCGGCGAGCCGCTGGAAAACATCAAGTCCGGGCCGGCCTTCTTTGATGCCCGAAACCTCAGTGTGGCACAGTATTTCGCGACTTCCGCAGACGGCACGCCGATCCCGTATTTCGTCGTGCGGCCGGCCGATGCGACTGCGCCGGGGCCGACGCTGCTTTCCGGCTACGGCGGATTCGAGGTGTCGCGAACCCCCGGATACGACGGGGTGCTGGGGCGGCTCTGGCTCAGTCGCGGCGGCACATACGCGCTGGCCAACATCCGCGGCGGTGGCGAATACGGTCCCCGGTGGCACACCCAGGCGATGCGGGCCGGACGGCACAAAGTGGCCGAAGACTTCGCTGCGGTGGCAACCGATCTGGTGAACCGCGGGATTACAACCGTCGGGCAGCTGGGCGCGCAAGGCGGCAGCAACGGCGGCCTGCTGATGGGTGTCATGCTGACCAAATACCCCCAGCTTTTCGGCGCGCTGGTGTGCCATGTGCCGCTGCTGGATATGCGCCGGTTCCATCTGCTCTCCGCCGGGGCGTCGTGGGTCGCCGAATATGGTGATCCGGACAACCCGGCCGATTGGCAGTTCATCGCCGAATACTCGCCCTACCACAATATTTCGGCGGAGGTCCGTTACCCGCCGGTGCTGATCACCACGTCCACCCGCGACGACCGCGTGCATCCGGGGCATGCCCGGAAGATGACCGCCGCGTTGGAGGCGGCGGGGCACCGCGTCTGGTACTACGAGAACATCGAAGGCGGGCACGCCGGTGCGGCCGACAACGCCCAGGTCGCGTTCAACTCGGCGCTGAGCTTTTCGTTTCTGTCGCGAATGCTCACCCCCGGGGACTGA
- a CDS encoding DUF5078 domain-containing protein translates to MMRHRILRTGAAALALGIAALAFPKTATADSTEDFPIPRRMITTTCTAEQILAAARDYAPVYFERYMIDYNNHPNVQQAVQDKVHWFYSLSPEERRNYSENFYAPVADPLWLAWPNHMKIFFNNKGVVAKETDNCAQYPPGDMSVWGWT, encoded by the coding sequence ATGATGCGGCATCGAATTCTGCGGACCGGTGCGGCAGCCCTCGCCCTCGGCATCGCCGCTCTGGCATTCCCGAAGACGGCCACAGCCGACTCCACCGAGGACTTCCCGATACCTCGCCGGATGATTACGACCACCTGCACAGCCGAGCAGATACTGGCCGCCGCGCGAGACTATGCCCCGGTGTATTTCGAGCGTTACATGATCGACTACAACAATCACCCCAACGTTCAGCAGGCAGTCCAGGATAAGGTGCACTGGTTTTACTCGTTGTCGCCGGAGGAGCGCCGGAACTACTCGGAGAACTTTTACGCGCCCGTCGCTGACCCGCTGTGGCTGGCCTGGCCGAACCACATGAAGATCTTCTTCAACAACAAGGGCGTGGTCGCCAAGGAGACCGACAACTGCGCGCAGTATCCCCCCGGCGACATGTCGGTGTGGGGCTGGACCTGA